The following are from one region of the Gloeomargarita lithophora Alchichica-D10 genome:
- a CDS encoding Uma2 family endonuclease produces the protein MTASLTQIITVEEFLKLPYIEESPAWEYVDGVAIQKPMPKTRHSFLQKRLLTEVDSNSKAYTALPELRCTFAGRSVVPDIAVIAWNRIQVNEVGEPEDNFIAAPDWSIEILSPDQKANRVIDNLLHCLKHGCRLGWMLDPDDYSVLIFAPHQEPNVCRGICQLQVLEGVHLELTAEQVFAWLKIDKR, from the coding sequence ATGACTGCCTCTCTAACCCAAATTATTACGGTTGAGGAATTTCTCAAGCTTCCATACATAGAGGAATCCCCAGCCTGGGAATATGTAGATGGGGTTGCTATTCAAAAGCCAATGCCCAAAACTCGACACTCTTTTTTACAAAAGCGACTGTTGACTGAGGTTGATAGTAATAGTAAAGCATACACAGCACTACCTGAACTGCGCTGCACTTTCGCTGGACGATCTGTTGTTCCTGATATTGCAGTAATTGCATGGAATCGAATTCAAGTGAACGAGGTGGGAGAGCCAGAGGATAATTTTATCGCAGCCCCTGATTGGTCAATCGAAATCCTTTCACCTGATCAGAAAGCGAATCGCGTAATTGATAACCTTTTGCATTGCCTAAAACATGGTTGTCGGTTGGGGTGGATGCTTGATCCAGATGATTATTCTGTCCTGATTTTTGCTCCACACCAAGAACCCAATGTTTGTAGAGGTATTTGCCAGCTTCAAGTACTGGAGGGAGTCCATTTAGAACTAACAGCCGAGCAAGTTTTTGCATGGCTGAAAATAGATAAGCGTTAA
- the cas2 gene encoding CRISPR-associated endonuclease Cas2, whose protein sequence is MSRFDILVTYDVNTETSEGRKRLRKVAIACQDYGQRVQKSVFECRVTQSQYEKLSHRLYKIIKPNQDSIRFYKLLGGRENCVESFGVDTFVDFDDPLII, encoded by the coding sequence ATGTCTCGCTTTGATATTCTTGTAACTTATGATGTAAATACAGAGACATCTGAAGGAAGAAAGCGTTTGAGAAAAGTGGCGATTGCTTGTCAAGATTATGGTCAAAGGGTACAAAAATCGGTATTTGAGTGTCGAGTGACTCAGAGCCAGTATGAAAAGCTCTCTCATCGTCTGTATAAAATTATTAAGCCAAATCAAGATAGCATCAGATTTTACAAACTCCTTGGAGGTAGGGAAAACTGTGTTGAATCGTTTGGTGTTGATACTTTTGTTGACTTTGATGACCCACTGATTATTTAA
- the cas1c gene encoding type I-C CRISPR-associated endonuclease Cas1c, which produces MKVVLNTLYIQTHGAYLHLDHETLKIKTEERNHQFPLHHLGGIVLFGNVSISPFLIHRCAADGRDVIWLSEYGTFQARLSGKTTGNVLLRRAQFCLSQNDQGTLDTAKYMLAGKLQNTRHVLQRAGREAKGDSDQIPLNECAELYRQSIHNCQNANDLDQLRGIEGYAAKSYFAVFSHMIRSNRDVFSFTERSKRPPKDPINALLSFAYTLLANECIAACEGVGLDPQVGFLHTIRSGRPALALDLMEEFRVILGDRFVLTVINRNQIKPDDFIDRPGGAVYLTENGRKTFLTAYQKRKQEEVPHLLLKEKIPLGLVPHVQARLLARYIRGDTPAYQPFILR; this is translated from the coding sequence ATGAAAGTTGTACTTAATACTCTTTACATCCAAACTCATGGAGCATATTTACACTTAGATCATGAAACTTTGAAAATCAAAACAGAAGAGCGAAATCATCAATTTCCTTTACATCATTTAGGCGGAATTGTCCTCTTTGGTAATGTTTCCATTAGCCCATTTCTGATTCATCGTTGTGCCGCAGATGGTCGAGATGTCATCTGGTTATCCGAGTATGGTACATTTCAAGCCCGTCTTTCGGGGAAAACAACTGGGAATGTATTGCTGAGACGGGCGCAATTTTGCTTATCCCAGAATGACCAAGGTACTCTTGATACTGCTAAATATATGCTCGCAGGAAAATTACAGAATACTCGTCATGTTTTACAAAGGGCTGGTCGTGAGGCCAAGGGTGATAGCGACCAAATTCCTCTGAATGAATGTGCAGAGTTGTATCGCCAATCTATCCACAATTGTCAAAACGCAAATGATCTGGATCAACTCAGAGGTATAGAAGGTTATGCGGCCAAGTCTTACTTTGCTGTTTTTTCTCACATGATTCGCTCTAATCGAGATGTTTTTAGTTTTACAGAACGTTCTAAAAGACCTCCTAAAGACCCCATCAATGCCTTGCTTTCATTCGCTTATACTTTATTGGCAAATGAATGTATTGCCGCCTGCGAGGGTGTAGGATTAGACCCGCAAGTTGGTTTTTTGCACACAATTCGGTCTGGCAGACCTGCTCTGGCTTTAGATTTAATGGAAGAATTTAGAGTCATTCTTGGGGATCGTTTTGTTCTTACGGTGATTAATCGTAATCAAATTAAACCCGATGATTTTATTGACCGTCCTGGAGGTGCGGTTTATTTAACAGAAAATGGACGTAAAACCTTTCTGACTGCCTATCAAAAACGTAAACAAGAAGAAGTACCTCATCTGCTGTTGAAAGAGAAAATTCCTTTGGGTCTTGTCCCTCATGTGCAGGCTAGACTTCTTGCTCGTTATATTAGGGGGGATACACCTGCGTACCAGCCATTTATCCTGCGCTAA
- the cas4 gene encoding CRISPR-associated protein Cas4, whose product MEVDDYIMLSELQHFVFCSRQWALIHLEQVWEENLFTLRGQRVHEIVNTPDDDLIEGVRVERSLPVWHHGIGLTGIADLVEFHDDGLIYPVEYKSGSKKPRLADEVQLCAQAMCLEEMLKTTIPKGAIFHHASRRRREVIFCNTIRNEVIATANKIRDLRQREITPNPVADKRCPDCSLIDACMPYVVQDSANPSFNLFSVEDE is encoded by the coding sequence ATGGAAGTTGATGATTACATTATGCTCAGTGAACTTCAGCATTTTGTGTTTTGTTCTCGACAGTGGGCATTAATTCATCTTGAACAAGTCTGGGAGGAAAATCTATTTACTCTGCGCGGACAACGGGTACATGAAATTGTTAATACCCCCGATGATGATTTGATTGAAGGTGTTAGGGTAGAGCGTAGTTTACCTGTTTGGCATCACGGGATAGGATTGACTGGAATCGCTGATTTAGTTGAATTTCATGATGATGGTTTAATTTATCCGGTTGAATATAAATCAGGATCAAAGAAACCTCGTCTAGCTGATGAAGTTCAGCTTTGCGCTCAGGCAATGTGTTTAGAAGAAATGCTAAAAACTACTATCCCTAAAGGAGCTATTTTTCACCATGCTTCTCGCAGAAGACGTGAGGTGATTTTTTGTAATACTATCAGAAATGAAGTCATCGCAACTGCCAACAAAATTAGAGATTTACGTCAACGGGAAATAACACCTAATCCTGTAGCTGACAAGCGTTGTCCTGATTGTTCACTGATTGATGCGTGTATGCCCTATGTTGTTCAGGATTCTGCTAATCCAAGTTTTAATCTTTTTTCTGTGGAGGACGAATGA
- a CDS encoding Uma2 family endonuclease, translating to MIAQVTSRTYTPEEYLALEIASETRNEYINGAIIPMPGGMPNHNLIILNLASILHFALKTQGYQVFVTDQRLWIPDYKIYTYPDIMVISGNFMLQEGRKDTITNPVMVVEVLSESTANYDRGQKFQFYRSIPSLQEYLLVDQYSYSVQHYSKLNERKWEFQEYISPTEVIEFTAINSNLAVTDIYDRVEFEVNENGS from the coding sequence ATGATTGCTCAAGTTACCAGCCGTACTTATACGCCAGAGGAATATCTAGCCCTGGAAATCGCATCAGAAACCCGAAACGAATACATCAATGGAGCAATAATCCCTATGCCTGGAGGAATGCCGAATCACAATCTGATCATTCTCAACCTTGCCAGTATTCTGCACTTTGCCCTCAAGACTCAAGGCTACCAAGTATTCGTTACTGACCAACGGCTTTGGATACCCGATTATAAAATTTATACCTACCCCGATATAATGGTCATCAGTGGTAATTTTATGCTTCAGGAAGGGCGCAAAGATACGATTACTAATCCGGTAATGGTTGTAGAAGTATTATCAGAATCTACGGCTAACTATGATCGGGGTCAAAAGTTTCAATTTTATAGATCAATACCATCACTTCAGGAGTATTTATTAGTTGATCAGTATTCCTATTCAGTACAGCATTATTCTAAACTCAATGAGAGAAAGTGGGAATTCCAAGAATATATCTCACCCACAGAAGTAATTGAATTTACAGCGATTAACAGTAATCTAGCTGTGACAGACATTTATGACAGGGTAGAGTTTGAGGTCAATGAGAATGGAAGTTGA
- the cas7c gene encoding type I-C CRISPR-associated protein Cas7/Csd2 produces MTTPIISENKSTTLDAYLDPKKRHDAVLLIDITDGNPNGDPDAGNQPRIDPETRQGLMTDSCIKRKLRNYVQVVGEGEEGLHILIEDGAVLRDRFEPAFDALKITKVKKTSPKREEQLQLSAWLQARYWDLRLFGGVLESELRAGQVWGPVQISIARSIDPILPMTMTITRCASSNLQEGKDQKTMGKKELIPYGLYRAYITYSPHRAPESLTSEDLKLLWTALADCWDMDRSSGRSLNCRGLYVFTHDNKYGNAPAHRLFEHITTRIQRKEGVDAPRQFSDYQVTIDEPNFNGITLKKLVF; encoded by the coding sequence ATGACTACACCAATTATTTCAGAAAATAAATCTACCACTTTGGACGCATATCTTGATCCCAAGAAACGCCATGATGCCGTACTTTTGATTGATATTACCGATGGCAACCCCAACGGTGATCCCGATGCAGGCAATCAACCGCGCATTGACCCTGAAACTAGGCAGGGATTGATGACTGATTCGTGTATCAAACGCAAGTTACGCAACTATGTTCAAGTAGTTGGAGAAGGGGAAGAAGGGTTACATATTCTCATTGAAGATGGGGCAGTATTGCGTGATCGTTTTGAGCCAGCCTTTGATGCTCTAAAAATCACAAAAGTAAAGAAAACTTCCCCAAAGCGGGAGGAACAACTTCAACTATCAGCCTGGCTGCAAGCAAGGTACTGGGATTTGCGATTATTTGGGGGTGTTTTGGAATCTGAATTACGGGCAGGTCAAGTGTGGGGGCCAGTACAAATTAGTATTGCCCGCAGTATTGATCCCATTCTGCCAATGACTATGACTATTACTAGATGTGCAAGCTCTAATCTCCAAGAAGGCAAAGACCAAAAGACGATGGGAAAGAAAGAACTAATCCCCTATGGGCTGTATCGAGCCTACATTACCTATAGTCCTCATCGGGCGCCAGAAAGTTTAACAAGTGAAGACCTCAAGTTATTATGGACGGCACTTGCTGACTGCTGGGATATGGATCGAAGTAGTGGCCGAAGTTTGAATTGTCGAGGATTATACGTCTTCACCCATGACAATAAATACGGTAATGCCCCTGCTCACCGATTATTTGAACATATCACTACTAGGATTCAGAGAAAAGAAGGAGTTGATGCCCCCCGCCAATTTAGTGACTACCAGGTGACGATTGATGAACCTAACTTCAATGGTATCACCCTGAAAAAGCTGGTTTTTTAA
- a CDS encoding type I-C CRISPR-associated protein Cas8c/Csd1, whose product MLRELYQLSQQGSMALPTVGYGFVVASLQIDIPLLIAQPLTDTDAKGKEKLGRKLLLPDVIRTVNDKALPVADTGSYVLGLGKKGLIRQSLYRQLLEECYESTGDEVVKSVLESINHLDPEKIRKDCAPWFDLNPNKPDEDPLEKARIIFFYKGQIITDRPSVKDFWAKKFSDKSSDAEAGISESGDKGICSVTGKYTSLVKDKMPVMIKGVPATQGKGAALQSFNFNSSKSRKWESTDHAPISFDVAVRSHQMLNRFLSDDKHSYKQGDCVFVYWGDYDTGLNPVLWDDPEVLWEDPSAEVANMIFVSAEYPQGFNTDACKAEKFYLAILTGCEGRIAISRWDESTPQKIAQNVTNFIHVQRQIAKAKPIWQLAGSCFRDPSKDHIAPVVRALIGNALWGDPIPQSVVQQAMERIHLDMFSDKKDQKKYHGRSIARFQVLALYLGETMADKRHLKIAQHLGAIAYLMHRAEMEARELDDDGKTGVAGSLKALANTPKQVFGRLYQNAILYHLPTNTTDSKRRGRLNRTKYLLTKEFSHLEEIDISPETDLPNTFSIDETAWFYMGWGLREATFWQKENEAEENTTDTIITQQEQNQ is encoded by the coding sequence ATGCTCCGAGAACTCTATCAATTAAGTCAGCAGGGGTCAATGGCTCTGCCCACAGTTGGTTACGGCTTTGTGGTGGCAAGTCTGCAAATAGATATTCCTCTGCTCATTGCCCAACCTTTGACGGATACTGATGCAAAAGGTAAGGAAAAATTGGGTAGAAAGCTCCTACTACCTGATGTGATTAGAACTGTCAATGACAAAGCACTACCAGTTGCGGATACTGGAAGCTATGTTTTGGGATTGGGGAAGAAGGGCTTAATTCGTCAATCACTGTATCGTCAATTGCTGGAGGAATGTTATGAATCTACTGGAGATGAAGTCGTCAAATCAGTTTTGGAGAGTATTAATCATCTCGATCCTGAAAAAATCAGAAAAGATTGCGCTCCTTGGTTTGATCTAAATCCTAATAAACCTGATGAAGACCCTCTCGAAAAAGCCAGAATCATTTTCTTCTACAAAGGGCAAATCATCACTGATCGTCCCTCTGTTAAGGACTTCTGGGCAAAGAAATTTAGCGATAAATCATCTGATGCAGAAGCTGGAATATCAGAGTCAGGTGATAAAGGAATATGTAGTGTTACGGGGAAATATACCTCCCTTGTAAAGGATAAAATGCCTGTCATGATTAAGGGTGTTCCTGCAACTCAGGGCAAGGGAGCGGCATTACAAAGTTTCAACTTTAACTCTTCTAAATCTCGCAAGTGGGAGAGTACAGACCATGCTCCTATCAGTTTTGATGTGGCGGTGCGATCCCATCAAATGCTCAATCGTTTTCTCAGTGATGACAAGCACTCCTACAAGCAAGGGGACTGTGTATTTGTCTATTGGGGCGACTACGATACAGGTCTCAATCCAGTCCTTTGGGATGACCCAGAAGTACTTTGGGAAGACCCATCTGCCGAGGTTGCCAATATGATTTTTGTTTCTGCGGAATATCCTCAGGGCTTTAATACTGATGCCTGTAAGGCTGAGAAATTCTATCTAGCGATTCTTACGGGTTGCGAGGGCAGGATTGCCATCAGTCGCTGGGATGAATCAACTCCCCAAAAGATTGCTCAGAATGTGACTAATTTCATTCATGTGCAACGGCAAATTGCTAAGGCAAAACCCATTTGGCAGTTGGCTGGATCATGCTTTCGTGATCCGAGTAAAGATCACATTGCTCCCGTAGTGCGTGCCTTAATTGGTAATGCTCTGTGGGGTGATCCGATTCCTCAATCGGTTGTCCAACAAGCAATGGAACGCATTCACCTAGATATGTTTTCTGATAAAAAAGATCAGAAAAAGTATCATGGGCGTTCGATCGCTCGATTTCAAGTTCTTGCACTTTATTTAGGAGAGACAATGGCAGATAAACGGCACTTGAAAATCGCTCAACACTTAGGAGCAATTGCTTATCTCATGCACCGTGCAGAGATGGAAGCCCGTGAATTGGATGATGACGGCAAGACTGGCGTAGCTGGGTCATTAAAGGCATTGGCGAACACTCCTAAGCAGGTCTTTGGTAGGCTTTATCAGAATGCCATTCTTTACCACTTGCCCACCAATACAACTGATTCTAAACGCCGAGGTAGGTTAAATCGCACAAAATATCTACTCACTAAGGAGTTTAGTCACCTTGAAGAGATCGATATTTCACCTGAAACCGATCTACCCAACACCTTCAGCATTGATGAAACCGCTTGGTTTTATATGGGCTGGGGACTGCGTGAAGCCACTTTTTGGCAAAAAGAAAATGAAGCTGAAGAAAACACCACCGATACGATTATAACTCAACAGGAGCAAAACCAATGA
- the cas5c gene encoding type I-C CRISPR-associated protein Cas5c produces the protein MNRRPYRIKVTGEYALFTRPEVKAEPISYPIMTPTAAEGFLEAIFWKPEFRWLVLAIEMLQPVQYTNFTRNYIKDKQTPNKTIIANEVRVQTHQAVLKKVAYIIECDIQLLPHANDNIAKYCEQFERRMNSGGCFQQPYLGIREFIADFSWASCEDKAWADNRDCGRMPRKIRYIPDENGSIQWQDPVTQKYVKGRAETEWFNAVITNGRMECSENSIN, from the coding sequence ATGAATCGCCGACCCTATCGGATTAAAGTCACTGGAGAGTATGCCCTCTTTACCCGCCCGGAGGTCAAAGCAGAGCCAATTTCCTATCCAATTATGACCCCAACGGCGGCTGAGGGTTTTTTAGAAGCCATTTTCTGGAAGCCTGAATTTCGTTGGCTTGTTCTGGCGATCGAGATGTTACAGCCTGTGCAGTACACCAACTTCACTCGGAACTACATCAAAGATAAGCAAACTCCGAATAAAACAATCATTGCCAATGAAGTCCGGGTGCAAACTCACCAAGCTGTCCTCAAAAAAGTGGCATACATAATTGAGTGTGATATTCAATTATTGCCCCATGCGAACGATAACATTGCCAAGTATTGCGAGCAGTTTGAACGGCGAATGAATTCAGGGGGATGCTTCCAACAGCCCTATCTAGGTATCCGTGAATTTATAGCTGATTTTTCATGGGCAAGTTGTGAAGATAAAGCATGGGCAGATAACCGTGACTGCGGCAGAATGCCCCGCAAAATTCGTTATATTCCCGATGAAAATGGTTCTATCCAATGGCAAGACCCAGTAACTCAGAAATATGTCAAAGGTAGAGCCGAAACAGAATGGTTTAATGCAGTGATTACCAACGGGAGGATGGAATGCTCCGAGAACTCTATCAATTAA
- a CDS encoding CRISPR-associated endonuclease Cas3'' yields MKYARNGQELRTHLVGTATKTASRMPDKWKNIGYYAGLWHDLGKYTDEWQTYLQKSIAGEKPHRVPHSPQGAKLALSFSKRFGQIPTLTFVIAGHHGGLKDISNYQGDEFKDKAKNWEKAKNEAIKEIEDFMPSKLPEFDVRGTSKEFAIRMLFGCLVDADRIDAAIAIENAPPDIDEASILSGLFTCFNPRHRNPSGALSSIRLEFRNDCIAKAQRPCGIFRLTGPTGIGKTLSSLEWAIAHCQANSSLTGILYVAPLRSIIDQTWQVYSESLSVNVLAHHSDFQPNQEEASDYKLTTERWNVPVICTSGVQFYESLFARTPAQCRKLSHLMNRCILIDEAQTIPLEYAKPILDVLRCLVQDWGCSVLLMSATQPTFKNIDPYFDNSSIDIIPDDKINYYFDATRRVSYQISSEQWHWQDIADRLNNTNYHQSLTIVNTTKLAKECFI; encoded by the coding sequence ATGAAGTACGCCAGAAATGGTCAAGAGCTGAGAACCCATCTCGTCGGTACTGCAACTAAGACAGCCAGTCGAATGCCCGATAAATGGAAAAATATCGGCTATTACGCTGGACTATGGCATGATCTGGGCAAATATACAGACGAGTGGCAGACCTACTTACAAAAAAGCATTGCAGGAGAAAAACCCCACAGAGTTCCCCACAGTCCCCAAGGGGCAAAGTTGGCACTATCATTTAGCAAAAGATTTGGTCAAATCCCTACTTTAACTTTTGTAATTGCAGGCCATCATGGAGGCTTGAAAGATATTTCTAATTATCAAGGTGATGAATTTAAGGATAAGGCAAAAAATTGGGAAAAGGCAAAAAATGAGGCTATCAAAGAAATTGAAGATTTTATGCCATCAAAACTACCTGAATTTGATGTGAGGGGTACTTCTAAAGAATTTGCAATTAGAATGCTCTTTGGTTGTTTGGTAGATGCCGATCGTATTGATGCCGCAATAGCTATAGAGAACGCTCCACCTGATATTGATGAAGCGTCTATTTTATCTGGACTGTTTACATGTTTCAATCCTCGCCATAGGAATCCTAGTGGCGCACTCTCTTCTATACGATTAGAGTTCAGGAATGATTGTATCGCAAAAGCGCAACGACCTTGTGGCATTTTTCGACTGACAGGACCGACGGGTATTGGTAAAACACTTAGTTCTCTGGAATGGGCGATTGCCCACTGTCAAGCAAATTCAAGTTTGACAGGTATTTTATACGTTGCCCCGCTTCGCAGTATCATTGACCAAACATGGCAAGTTTATAGTGAAAGTTTATCTGTGAATGTGCTTGCTCACCATAGCGATTTTCAACCGAATCAAGAGGAAGCATCAGATTACAAACTAACGACAGAGCGATGGAATGTTCCAGTAATTTGCACTTCTGGAGTGCAATTTTATGAATCTCTATTTGCCCGAACGCCTGCCCAATGCCGCAAACTTTCTCACCTTATGAATCGCTGTATCTTAATAGATGAAGCTCAAACTATTCCTTTAGAATATGCTAAACCAATTTTGGATGTGCTTAGATGCTTGGTGCAGGACTGGGGATGTTCGGTACTTTTAATGTCAGCCACTCAGCCCACTTTCAAAAATATCGATCCATATTTTGATAATAGCTCTATTGATATTATTCCCGATGATAAAATTAACTACTACTTCGATGCAACTCGCCGTGTCAGTTATCAAATTAGCTCTGAACAATGGCATTGGCAGGATATAGCTGATAGATTAAATAATACTAATTATCATCAATCTTTGACGATTGTCAATACGACCAAGTTAGCTAAAGAATGCTTTATATAG
- a CDS encoding Uma2 family endonuclease, producing MSTVENVASDTQAMVRHRFSVAQYHQMIDGGIFAPDDRLELIHGELARMSPINRRHAAGVDRLVYLLLSRLGQKARCRIQNPITLADSEPQPDVAVVRWRDDFYLAGHPTPPDIYWLIEVSDTTITYDRRVKVPLYLKAGIPEVWLINLDEDCLEVYQPGEQQVVRRGQNLSPLQFPELVVSADEMLG from the coding sequence ATGTCAACCGTTGAAAATGTCGCAAGCGACACGCAGGCTATGGTGCGCCACCGGTTCAGCGTTGCCCAGTACCACCAGATGATTGATGGTGGGATTTTTGCGCCGGATGACCGCCTGGAATTGATTCACGGAGAGCTTGCAAGAATGTCGCCCATTAACCGCCGTCATGCCGCCGGAGTTGACCGCCTTGTTTACCTATTACTTAGCCGTTTGGGGCAAAAAGCCAGATGTCGCATCCAAAACCCGATCACCCTGGCGGATTCGGAACCCCAGCCGGATGTGGCGGTTGTCCGGTGGCGGGATGATTTTTATCTGGCGGGACACCCCACCCCACCCGATATTTATTGGTTAATCGAAGTATCCGACACCACCATCACCTACGACCGCCGGGTGAAAGTACCCCTGTACCTGAAGGCGGGTATCCCGGAAGTGTGGCTGATTAACTTGGATGAAGACTGCTTGGAAGTGTACCAACCGGGGGAACAGCAAGTCGTACGCCGGGGACAGAACCTATCACCTCTGCAATTCCCGGAACTAGTTGTTAGTGCTGATGAAATGTTGGGGTAA
- the ribH gene encoding 6,7-dimethyl-8-ribityllumazine synthase: MTVFEGAFTDVEGFRLGIVIGRFNDLIVGKLLDGCQDALKRHGVNVETQVDYFWVPGSFEIPVVVHQLAQTQRYDALICLGAVIRGDTPHFDYVASEVAKGIAATGFQTGVPVVFGVLTTDNLQQAIERAGVKRNKGWEYAMNALEMASLMRQVRSLRAPYTPSLPRVADLPESRP; the protein is encoded by the coding sequence ATGACGGTTTTTGAGGGTGCATTTACCGATGTCGAGGGGTTTCGCCTGGGCATTGTTATTGGTCGGTTCAATGACTTGATTGTGGGTAAGTTGCTGGACGGTTGCCAGGATGCCCTCAAACGCCACGGGGTAAATGTGGAAACCCAGGTGGATTATTTTTGGGTGCCGGGGAGTTTTGAGATTCCCGTGGTCGTGCATCAACTGGCGCAAACCCAGCGGTATGATGCCCTGATTTGTCTGGGGGCGGTGATCCGGGGGGATACGCCCCACTTTGACTACGTCGCCTCTGAAGTGGCTAAAGGTATTGCCGCTACCGGGTTTCAAACCGGCGTACCGGTGGTGTTTGGCGTTCTCACCACGGATAATTTGCAACAGGCCATCGAGCGGGCGGGGGTAAAAAGAAACAAGGGTTGGGAATACGCCATGAATGCCCTGGAAATGGCCAGTTTGATGCGCCAAGTGCGTTCTTTGCGTGCCCCCTATACCCCCTCTCTCCCACGGGTGGCGGATTTGCCCGAATCTCGGCCTTGA
- the psbZ gene encoding photosystem II reaction center protein PsbZ, which translates to MTFVFQAFVLALVVLSFLLVVGVPVVLATPGEWQRYQGVVYLSAGVWTLLVIVVGLMDVLVV; encoded by the coding sequence ATGACCTTTGTCTTTCAGGCGTTTGTGTTGGCCTTGGTGGTGCTGTCGTTTCTGTTGGTGGTGGGGGTGCCGGTGGTACTAGCCACGCCGGGGGAATGGCAACGGTATCAAGGGGTGGTTTACCTCAGTGCCGGGGTTTGGACATTGTTGGTGATTGTGGTTGGGTTGATGGATGTACTGGTTGTGTAA